From one Rubrobacter xylanophilus genomic stretch:
- the fusA gene encoding elongation factor G: MAVQVAKKTPLRRVRNIGIMAHIDAGKTTTTERILLYTGLTHKLGEVHDGNAVMDWMAQERERGITITSAATTVFWGGIEGAAKNGKKDSQEGRHSRIPEQYRINIIDTPGHVDFTVEVERSLRVLDGAIALFDSVAGVEPQSETVWRQADKYHVPRIAFVNKMDRIGADFYHAVETMRQRLGANPVPVQLPIGAEADFVGIVDLVEMKAIIYKDDLGAEWDETEIPEELRERAEEYREKLIEAAAEYDEEVMVAYLEGEEVEPDKIRAALRKATLELQITPVFVGSAFKNKGIQPLLDGVIDYLPSPLDVPPVRGKTLDGEDAVREADEEAPLAALAFKVQADPHVGKLTYIRVYSGTLKAGSYVMNTTKGVRERVGRLLQMHANTREQRDEVYAGELVAAVGLSNTSTGDTLVAVDDPEPIVLEQMVFPEPVIDQAIEPKTKADQEKLSQALQRLAEEDPTFRVRTDEETGQTVIAGMGELHLEIILDRLTREFKVDANIGKPQVAYRETIRRRVEGVEGRFVRQTGGRGQYGHAIINMEPHEGGYEFEDRIVGGVIPREYIPAVDKGIREALESGVLAGYPVVDVKVELVDGSYHEVDSSEMAFQIAGSMAAKEALKRAQPVLLEPIMAVEVTVPEEFMGDVMGDLSSRRGQIQGMDSRGNSQVIRAMVPLAEMFGYATSLRSRTQGRATFTMQFDHYAEVPQSIAEQIAER; encoded by the coding sequence ATGGCAGTACAGGTAGCGAAGAAGACCCCGCTGCGCCGGGTCCGGAACATCGGGATCATGGCGCACATAGACGCGGGTAAGACCACGACGACCGAGCGTATCCTGCTCTATACCGGCCTCACCCACAAGCTGGGCGAGGTCCACGACGGTAACGCCGTCATGGACTGGATGGCCCAGGAGCGCGAACGCGGCATCACCATCACCTCCGCCGCAACCACCGTCTTCTGGGGCGGTATAGAAGGGGCCGCCAAAAACGGCAAAAAGGACTCCCAGGAGGGGCGGCACAGCCGGATCCCCGAACAGTACCGGATAAACATCATAGACACGCCCGGACACGTGGACTTCACTGTGGAGGTGGAGCGCAGCCTGCGGGTATTGGACGGGGCCATTGCGCTGTTCGATTCGGTTGCCGGGGTAGAGCCGCAGTCGGAGACGGTGTGGCGGCAGGCGGACAAGTATCACGTACCGCGGATAGCGTTCGTCAACAAGATGGACCGGATCGGGGCGGACTTCTACCACGCGGTCGAGACGATGCGGCAGCGGCTTGGGGCGAACCCTGTTCCGGTACAGCTACCCATCGGGGCCGAGGCGGACTTCGTGGGGATCGTGGATCTCGTGGAGATGAAGGCGATCATCTACAAGGACGACCTCGGTGCGGAGTGGGACGAGACCGAGATACCTGAGGAGCTCAGGGAGCGGGCCGAGGAGTACCGGGAGAAGCTCATCGAGGCGGCGGCCGAGTACGACGAGGAGGTCATGGTCGCCTACCTCGAGGGCGAGGAGGTGGAGCCGGACAAGATCCGGGCTGCCCTGCGCAAGGCCACGCTGGAGCTTCAGATAACACCGGTCTTCGTCGGCTCGGCGTTCAAGAACAAGGGCATCCAGCCGCTGCTGGACGGCGTAATAGACTACCTGCCCAGCCCGCTGGACGTACCGCCGGTCAGGGGGAAGACCCTCGACGGTGAGGACGCCGTACGGGAGGCCGACGAGGAGGCGCCGCTCGCGGCGCTGGCCTTCAAGGTGCAGGCCGACCCGCACGTGGGGAAGCTCACCTACATCCGGGTGTATTCCGGGACGCTCAAGGCCGGCTCCTACGTCATGAACACCACCAAGGGGGTGCGTGAGCGGGTGGGGCGGCTCTTGCAGATGCACGCCAACACCCGCGAGCAGCGGGACGAGGTATACGCCGGCGAGCTCGTGGCGGCGGTGGGGCTCTCCAACACCAGCACCGGCGACACGCTCGTGGCGGTGGACGACCCCGAGCCCATCGTGCTCGAGCAGATGGTCTTCCCCGAGCCGGTCATCGACCAGGCCATCGAGCCCAAAACCAAGGCCGACCAGGAGAAGCTCAGCCAGGCCCTGCAGCGGCTCGCCGAGGAGGATCCCACCTTCCGGGTGCGCACCGACGAGGAGACCGGCCAGACCGTCATCGCCGGGATGGGCGAGCTGCACCTCGAGATCATCCTGGACAGGCTCACGCGGGAGTTCAAGGTCGACGCCAACATCGGCAAGCCGCAGGTGGCCTACCGGGAGACCATCCGGCGGCGGGTCGAGGGCGTGGAGGGCCGGTTCGTCAGGCAGACCGGCGGCCGCGGCCAGTACGGGCACGCCATCATCAACATGGAGCCGCACGAGGGCGGCTACGAGTTCGAGGACAGGATCGTCGGCGGGGTCATCCCGCGGGAGTACATCCCGGCGGTCGACAAGGGCATCCGGGAGGCGCTGGAGAGCGGCGTGCTCGCCGGGTATCCGGTGGTCGACGTCAAGGTGGAGCTGGTGGACGGCTCCTACCACGAGGTCGACTCCTCGGAGATGGCCTTCCAGATCGCGGGGAGCATGGCTGCCAAGGAGGCGCTCAAGCGGGCCCAGCCCGTGCTGCTCGAGCCCATCATGGCCGTCGAGGTCACCGTGCCCGAGGAGTTCATGGGCGATGTGATGGGCGACCTCTCCTCGCGGCGCGGCCAGATCCAGGGCATGGACTCGCGGGGCAACAGCCAGGTGATCCGGGCGATGGTCCCGCTGGCCGAGATGTTCGGGTACGCCACCTCGCTGCGCAGCCGGACGCAGGGTCGGGCCACCTTCACCATGCAGTTCGACCACTACGCCGAGGTGCCGCAGAGCATCGCGGAGCAGATAGCCGAGAGGTAA
- the rpsG gene encoding 30S ribosomal protein S7: MPRRGAPPKREIPPDPVYGSVLVQQLINKVMKDGKKSKAEKIVYNALSMVEERTGDNPVTVLSQALDNIKPRLEVRSRRVGGATYQVPVEVPPRRANTLALRWLVNFARARREKTMGHRLAGEILDAKDNIGASIRKKEETHRMAEANRAFAHYRW; this comes from the coding sequence ATGCCGAGGCGAGGAGCGCCACCCAAGAGAGAGATACCGCCGGATCCCGTCTACGGGAGCGTGCTGGTGCAGCAGCTCATCAACAAGGTGATGAAGGACGGGAAGAAGAGCAAGGCGGAGAAGATCGTCTACAACGCCCTCTCCATGGTCGAGGAGCGGACCGGCGACAACCCGGTCACGGTGCTCAGCCAGGCGCTGGACAACATCAAGCCGCGCCTGGAGGTTCGCTCCCGCAGGGTCGGGGGCGCGACCTACCAGGTGCCCGTGGAGGTTCCGCCGCGCCGGGCCAACACGCTGGCCCTCCGCTGGCTCGTGAACTTCGCCCGCGCACGCCGGGAGAAGACCATGGGACACCGGCTCGCGGGCGAGATCCTCGACGCCAAGGACAACATCGGCGCGAGCATCAGGAAGAAGGAGGAAACCCACCGGATGGCCGAGGCCAACCGGGCGTTCGCACACTACAGGTGGTGA
- the rpsL gene encoding 30S ribosomal protein S12: MPTTNQLVRKERKRQTKKTATPALQGCPQRRGVCTRVSTTTPKKPNSALRKIARVRLTNGHEVTAYVPGEGHNLQEHSVVLVRGGRVKDLPGVRYKVVRGALDALGVEGRKQGRSKYGTKKS; encoded by the coding sequence ATGCCCACGACGAACCAACTCGTGCGCAAGGAGCGGAAGCGGCAGACGAAGAAGACGGCCACCCCGGCGCTGCAGGGCTGTCCGCAGCGGCGGGGGGTATGTACGCGCGTCTCCACGACGACGCCGAAGAAACCCAACTCCGCACTGCGCAAGATAGCGAGGGTTCGTCTGACCAACGGGCATGAGGTGACCGCCTACGTCCCCGGCGAGGGGCACAACCTGCAGGAGCACTCCGTCGTGCTGGTACGCGGCGGGCGCGTGAAGGACCTGCCGGGGGTGCGCTACAAGGTCGTCAGGGGGGCTCTGGATGCGCTGGGCGTCGAGGGCCGCAAGCAGGGCCGCTCCAAGTACGGGACCAAGAAGTCTTAG
- a CDS encoding DNA-directed RNA polymerase subunit beta': MQALERDIDINRLEKISIGLASADEIREWSRGEVTKPETINYRTLRPEKDGLFDERIFGPTKDWECYCGKYKRIRFKGIICERCGVEVTRARVRRDRMGHIELAAPVAHVWFVKGVPSRMGYLLDISPKDLDRVLYFASSIVTWVDREGRANDIDRLRQQVEEEIRQIEQDRDEEITAAQALLTKRISVIKGESSPDELTEDYADVPEEEQEEAIARARREAEETIEDIRRSMDEQIQLIRRAWEEFQTLEPRQIVDDEELFREMKDRFGDEYGYGVYFRGGMGAEAIRDLIRQVDLEKEAQELRQIVSESRGQKRQKAIKRLKVVDAFRTSGNRPEWMILDAIPVLPPDLRPMVQLDGGRFATSDLNDLYRRVINRNNRLKRLLDLGAPDVIVNNEKRMLQEAVDALFDNGRRGRAVTGAGNRPLKSLSDMLKGKQGRFRQNLLGKRVDYSGRSVIVVGPQLKMHQCGLPRLMAVELFKPFVMKVLVDRALAPNIRSAKQMVERLRPEVWDVLEDVIKEHPVLLNRAPTLHRLGIQAFEPVLVEGKAIQIHPLVCAAFNADFDGDQMAVHVPLSPEAQAEARVLMLSTQNILKPADGFPVAVPSQDMVLGLYYITYAGDDFEERQPKAFLASYAEADNAYREGSLRLHDKVVLRREGEKIETTLGRVLFNESIEQTLRDYLGDAYNPAAYRFVNHELKKGEIKQLVQEYVERYPTELVSQLLDTLKHVGFHTATLAGVSIGKNDIVVPEQKREILAKYEKLVEEVEEQWEAGFISDEERTERVIGLWTQAKNEVEEAMKANLWKLNPIYMMANSGARGSYSQITQLAGMRGLMTNAKGEIIDEPVKSNFMEGLTVLEYFTSTHGARKGQADTALRTADSGYLTRRLVDVAQDVVIREEDCGTDGYIELPLYLEDGQGDPNDSVASRYLARDLVNPETGEVVAEAGTDITRPLFESWLKELPRETKVPVRTPTKCENPQGVCQKCYGRSLATNRPVDVGEAVGIIAAQSIGEPGTQLTMRTFHTGGVSGVEDITAGLPRVVELFEARHPKGEAVISGIDGIVSLEDADSDRLVKVVVTAPDGSESREYRVERQLLRPEIVDGAEIRANTPITDGSLYPHEILENDLRYGRGTTATERYLVDEVQKVYRAQGVDIHDKHIEIIVRQMLRKVLVEEPGDTKFLPEQVADRFSVLAENEQVEEEGGQPATFHTILMGITKASLATESFLSAASFQETARVLTDAAIEGKVDNLTGLKENVIIGKLIPAATGLPKYRRLTVTVDGYRTDDVDELDIAAS; the protein is encoded by the coding sequence GTGCAGGCTTTGGAGCGCGACATAGACATCAACAGGCTAGAGAAGATCTCCATCGGCCTCGCCTCGGCCGATGAGATCCGGGAGTGGTCCCGCGGCGAGGTCACCAAGCCCGAGACGATCAACTACCGGACGCTCAGGCCCGAGAAGGACGGCCTGTTCGACGAGCGCATCTTCGGTCCCACCAAGGACTGGGAGTGCTACTGCGGGAAGTACAAGAGGATCCGCTTCAAGGGCATCATCTGTGAGCGGTGCGGGGTGGAGGTCACCCGGGCGCGCGTCCGGCGTGACAGGATGGGCCACATCGAGCTGGCCGCCCCGGTGGCGCACGTGTGGTTCGTGAAGGGCGTGCCCAGCCGGATGGGGTATCTGCTGGACATCAGCCCCAAGGACCTCGACCGGGTGCTCTACTTCGCCAGCTCCATCGTCACCTGGGTCGACCGGGAGGGGCGGGCCAACGACATCGACCGGCTCCGGCAGCAGGTGGAGGAAGAGATCCGGCAGATAGAGCAGGACCGGGACGAGGAGATCACCGCGGCCCAGGCCCTGCTCACCAAGCGGATCAGCGTGATCAAGGGCGAGAGCAGCCCGGACGAGCTCACCGAGGACTACGCGGACGTCCCCGAGGAGGAGCAGGAGGAGGCCATAGCCCGGGCCCGGCGGGAGGCCGAGGAGACCATCGAGGACATCCGGCGCTCGATGGACGAGCAGATCCAGCTCATCCGGCGTGCCTGGGAGGAGTTCCAGACGCTCGAGCCGCGTCAGATCGTGGACGACGAGGAGCTCTTCCGGGAGATGAAGGACCGCTTCGGGGACGAGTACGGCTACGGCGTGTACTTCCGGGGCGGCATGGGCGCCGAGGCGATCCGGGATCTGATCCGCCAGGTGGACCTGGAGAAGGAGGCGCAGGAGCTGCGGCAGATCGTGAGCGAGTCCCGCGGCCAGAAGCGCCAGAAGGCCATAAAGCGCCTGAAGGTGGTCGACGCCTTCCGCACCAGCGGCAACAGGCCGGAGTGGATGATCCTGGACGCGATCCCGGTGTTGCCGCCGGACCTCAGGCCGATGGTGCAGCTGGACGGCGGCCGGTTCGCCACCAGCGACCTGAACGACCTCTACCGTCGGGTCATCAACCGGAACAACCGCCTGAAGAGGCTTCTGGACCTCGGGGCGCCGGACGTCATCGTCAACAACGAGAAGCGGATGCTGCAGGAGGCCGTCGACGCCCTCTTCGACAACGGGCGCCGCGGCCGGGCGGTGACCGGCGCGGGCAACCGGCCCCTGAAGTCCCTCTCGGACATGCTCAAGGGCAAGCAGGGCCGCTTCCGGCAGAACCTTCTGGGCAAGCGGGTGGACTACTCGGGCCGTTCGGTGATCGTGGTGGGCCCGCAGCTCAAGATGCATCAGTGCGGCCTGCCGCGGCTGATGGCCGTGGAGCTGTTCAAGCCGTTCGTGATGAAGGTGCTGGTGGACCGGGCGCTCGCGCCCAACATCCGCAGCGCCAAGCAGATGGTCGAGCGCCTCAGGCCCGAGGTCTGGGACGTGCTCGAGGACGTCATCAAGGAGCATCCGGTCCTGCTGAACCGCGCCCCGACGCTGCACCGTCTCGGCATCCAGGCTTTCGAGCCGGTCTTGGTGGAGGGGAAGGCGATCCAGATTCACCCGCTGGTCTGCGCGGCGTTCAACGCGGACTTCGACGGGGACCAGATGGCGGTGCACGTGCCGCTCTCGCCCGAGGCGCAGGCCGAGGCGCGTGTCCTGATGCTCTCCACCCAGAACATCCTGAAGCCGGCCGACGGCTTCCCGGTGGCCGTGCCCTCCCAGGACATGGTGCTCGGCCTCTACTACATCACCTACGCCGGCGACGACTTCGAGGAGCGTCAGCCGAAGGCTTTTCTCGCCTCCTACGCCGAGGCCGACAACGCCTACCGGGAGGGCTCCCTCCGGCTGCACGACAAGGTCGTCCTGCGGCGGGAGGGTGAGAAGATAGAGACCACCCTCGGGCGGGTGCTCTTCAACGAGAGCATCGAGCAGACGCTCAGGGACTACCTGGGCGACGCCTACAACCCGGCTGCCTACCGCTTCGTCAACCACGAGCTGAAGAAGGGCGAGATCAAGCAGCTCGTCCAGGAGTACGTCGAGCGCTACCCGACCGAGCTGGTCAGCCAGCTGCTCGACACCCTCAAGCACGTCGGTTTCCACACCGCCACGCTCGCCGGCGTCTCCATCGGGAAGAACGACATCGTCGTCCCCGAGCAGAAGCGCGAGATCCTCGCGAAGTACGAGAAGCTGGTCGAGGAGGTCGAGGAGCAGTGGGAGGCCGGCTTCATCTCCGATGAGGAGCGCACCGAGCGGGTCATCGGCCTGTGGACCCAGGCCAAGAACGAGGTCGAGGAGGCCATGAAGGCCAACCTCTGGAAGCTGAACCCGATCTACATGATGGCCAACTCGGGCGCTCGCGGCAGCTACTCCCAGATCACCCAGCTCGCCGGGATGCGCGGCCTGATGACCAACGCGAAGGGCGAGATCATCGACGAGCCGGTGAAGTCCAACTTCATGGAGGGCCTCACGGTGCTGGAGTACTTCACCTCCACGCACGGCGCCCGCAAGGGACAGGCCGACACCGCCCTGCGCACCGCCGACTCGGGCTACCTGACGAGGAGGCTGGTGGACGTCGCGCAGGACGTGGTGATCCGGGAGGAGGACTGCGGCACCGACGGGTACATCGAGCTGCCGCTCTACCTGGAGGACGGGCAGGGTGACCCGAACGACTCGGTGGCCTCCCGCTACCTGGCCCGCGACCTCGTCAACCCCGAGACGGGTGAGGTGGTCGCCGAGGCCGGCACGGACATCACCCGGCCGCTGTTCGAGTCGTGGCTGAAGGAGCTGCCGCGGGAGACGAAGGTGCCGGTCCGCACCCCGACGAAGTGCGAGAACCCGCAGGGCGTCTGCCAGAAGTGCTACGGGCGCTCCCTGGCCACCAACCGCCCGGTGGACGTGGGCGAGGCGGTCGGCATCATCGCCGCCCAGTCCATCGGCGAGCCGGGTACCCAGCTCACCATGCGTACCTTCCACACCGGCGGCGTCTCGGGCGTGGAGGACATCACCGCCGGTCTGCCGCGGGTGGTGGAGCTCTTCGAGGCCCGGCACCCGAAGGGCGAGGCGGTCATCAGCGGCATCGACGGGATCGTCAGCCTGGAGGATGCGGATTCCGACCGGCTCGTGAAGGTCGTGGTGACCGCGCCCGACGGCTCCGAGTCCCGCGAGTACCGGGTCGAGCGGCAGCTGCTGCGGCCCGAGATCGTGGACGGCGCCGAGATCCGGGCGAACACCCCGATCACCGACGGCTCTTTGTATCCGCACGAGATCCTGGAGAACGACCTGCGCTACGGGCGCGGCACCACCGCCACCGAGCGCTACCTGGTCGACGAGGTCCAGAAGGTCTACCGGGCCCAGGGCGTGGACATCCACGACAAGCACATCGAGATCATCGTCCGCCAGATGCTCCGCAAGGTGCTCGTGGAGGAGCCCGGAGACACGAAGTTCCTGCCGGAGCAGGTGGCAGACCGCTTCTCGGTGCTCGCCGAGAACGAGCAGGTCGAGGAGGAGGGCGGCCAGCCCGCCACCTTCCACACGATCCTGATGGGGATCACCAAGGCCTCGCTGGCCACCGAGAGCTTCCTCTCGGCCGCCTCCTTCCAGGAGACCGCCCGCGTCCTCACCGACGCGGCCATCGAGGGCAAGGTGGACAACCTCACCGGCCTGAAGGAGAACGTGATCATCGGCAAGCTCATACCGGCCGCCACGGGCCTGCCGAAGTACCGCAGGCTCACCGTCACCGTGGACGGCTACCGCACCGACGACGTGGACGAGCTGGACATAGCGGCTTCTTGA
- the rpoB gene encoding DNA-directed RNA polymerase subunit beta: protein MVRRKRHSYARLQSADDQLPNLIQIQLSSFQKFMDEGIRRTLEDISPIEDYSGSYAVEFGEHRFEEPPVSIEECMSKDKTYAAPLFVRVRFIIKETGEVREQDVFMGDFPLMTDWGTFIINGTERVVVTQLVRSPGAYVMEPKDPSKQVLTASLMPHRGSWLEFEVETKGYVSVRIDRKRKLPVTVLLKALGFGGPEEILARFGDSWLIRNTLERDDTTSREDALLEVFRRQRPGEPVNLENAQNLVDGLFFDPKRYDLSEVGRYKVNKKLKLNVPRDVHTLTLEDIEGLLKRLLGIAEEVAEEEEFGRINYERIRHKLDEYEHFGNRRLRTVGELVREAFRIGMYRMERVVRERMTTQDEESITPQTVVNTKPVASAIKEFFGSSQLSQFMDQTNTLAGLSHRRRLNAMGAGGLSRERAPIEVRDVHPTHYGRMCPIETPEGPNIGLIGQLSTFATVDEYGFVQTPYRKVEDGRVTDRIEYLSADEEEEYTIAQANTPVDLETGRITAETVLARSRGGDVTTVSPEEVDYMDVSPVQTVSVATSLIPFLEHDDANRALMGANMQRQAVPLLRSEAPYVGTGMEFRAATDTGDVLLARNAGTVERVTANRIVVRREDGGLDEYALRKFARSNQGTCVNQRPLVREGEEVQAGTVLADGSSTDQGELALGKNLLVAFMPWEGYNFEDAIIISERLVKEDVLTSIHIEEYEVQARDTKLGPEEITRDIPHASDDVLMNLDADGIIRIGAEVSSGDVLVGKVTPKGESEPTPEEKLLRAIFGEKAREVKDSSLKVPHGEGGVVIDVKRFSREAGDDLPPGVNEMVRVFVATKRKIAEGDKLAGRHGNKGVISKIVPEEDMPFMEDGTPVDVILSPLGVPSRMNIGQILETHLGWAASKGLGENGGEPVFVSTPVFSGATVGDINEAIDKVRRNGASEVGMSGGGKVTLYDGRTGEPFESKITVGYMYILKLLHLVDDKIHARSTGPYSLVTQQPLGGKAQFGGQRFGEMEVWALEAYGAAHTLQELLTIKSDDRIGRVKSYEAIVKGENIPSPSVPASFKVLLKEMQSLGLSVKPIYDVEAVSEEDQERRDWDEAARALGINISREEPTGNLDDTPDTFSRGGM, encoded by the coding sequence ATCGTGCGCCGAAAGAGGCACTCCTACGCCCGTCTGCAGTCCGCTGATGACCAGCTGCCCAACCTCATACAGATCCAGCTCAGCTCCTTCCAGAAGTTCATGGACGAGGGCATCCGGCGGACGCTGGAGGACATATCTCCCATAGAGGATTACTCCGGTTCGTATGCGGTGGAGTTCGGCGAGCACCGTTTCGAGGAGCCGCCGGTCTCGATAGAGGAGTGCATGTCCAAGGACAAGACCTACGCCGCTCCTCTGTTCGTGAGGGTCAGGTTCATCATCAAGGAGACGGGCGAGGTCCGGGAGCAGGACGTGTTCATGGGCGATTTCCCGCTCATGACCGACTGGGGGACCTTCATCATAAACGGGACCGAGCGGGTGGTGGTCACCCAGCTCGTCCGCTCGCCCGGGGCGTACGTTATGGAGCCCAAGGATCCTAGCAAGCAGGTCCTGACGGCGAGCCTGATGCCGCACCGGGGCTCATGGCTGGAGTTCGAGGTGGAGACCAAGGGGTATGTCTCCGTCAGGATCGACCGCAAGAGGAAGCTCCCGGTCACGGTGCTGTTGAAGGCGCTGGGCTTCGGTGGTCCGGAGGAGATCCTCGCGCGCTTCGGGGATTCGTGGCTGATCCGCAACACCCTGGAGCGTGACGACACCACTTCCCGGGAGGATGCCCTGCTGGAGGTCTTCCGGCGGCAGCGGCCCGGGGAGCCGGTCAATCTGGAGAACGCGCAGAACCTCGTGGACGGGCTCTTCTTCGATCCCAAGCGCTACGACCTCTCTGAGGTGGGGCGTTACAAGGTCAACAAGAAGCTCAAGCTGAATGTTCCGCGCGACGTGCACACCCTCACCCTCGAGGACATCGAGGGGCTTCTCAAGCGGCTTCTCGGCATCGCCGAGGAGGTGGCCGAGGAGGAAGAGTTCGGGCGCATCAACTACGAGAGGATCCGGCACAAGCTCGACGAGTACGAGCACTTCGGCAACCGGCGTCTCAGGACCGTGGGCGAGCTGGTGCGCGAGGCGTTCCGGATCGGCATGTACCGGATGGAGCGGGTGGTGAGGGAGCGGATGACCACCCAGGACGAGGAGTCCATCACGCCGCAGACCGTGGTCAACACCAAGCCGGTGGCCAGCGCGATCAAGGAGTTCTTCGGCTCCTCGCAGCTCTCGCAGTTCATGGACCAGACCAACACTTTGGCCGGGCTCTCGCACCGGCGGCGGCTCAACGCGATGGGGGCGGGCGGGCTCTCCCGGGAGCGTGCCCCGATCGAGGTGCGCGACGTGCACCCGACACACTACGGGCGGATGTGTCCGATAGAGACGCCCGAGGGGCCGAACATCGGGCTCATCGGCCAGCTCTCGACCTTCGCGACGGTGGACGAGTACGGCTTCGTGCAGACTCCCTACAGAAAGGTCGAGGACGGGCGGGTCACCGACAGGATAGAGTACCTCTCCGCCGACGAGGAGGAGGAGTACACCATCGCGCAGGCCAACACGCCGGTGGATCTGGAGACGGGTCGGATCACGGCGGAGACCGTGCTGGCGCGCAGCCGCGGCGGGGACGTGACCACCGTCTCGCCGGAGGAGGTGGACTACATGGACGTCTCCCCGGTGCAGACCGTCTCGGTGGCCACCTCCCTCATCCCCTTCCTGGAGCACGACGACGCCAACCGGGCGCTCATGGGGGCCAACATGCAGCGCCAGGCGGTGCCGCTCCTGAGGAGCGAGGCGCCGTACGTGGGGACCGGGATGGAGTTCCGGGCGGCGACCGACACGGGCGACGTGCTGCTCGCCCGCAACGCCGGGACCGTCGAGCGGGTGACGGCCAACAGGATCGTCGTACGGCGGGAGGACGGCGGGCTCGACGAGTACGCCCTCAGGAAGTTCGCCCGCTCCAACCAGGGCACCTGCGTGAACCAGCGGCCGCTGGTGAGGGAGGGAGAGGAGGTCCAGGCGGGGACCGTGCTCGCCGACGGCTCCTCGACCGACCAGGGCGAGCTGGCGCTCGGGAAGAACCTGCTCGTGGCTTTCATGCCGTGGGAGGGGTACAACTTCGAGGACGCCATCATCATCTCCGAGCGGCTCGTCAAGGAGGACGTGCTCACCTCCATCCACATCGAGGAGTACGAGGTGCAGGCCCGTGACACCAAGCTCGGGCCCGAGGAGATAACCCGGGACATCCCGCACGCCTCCGACGACGTGCTCATGAACCTGGACGCCGACGGCATCATCCGCATCGGCGCCGAGGTCAGCTCCGGGGACGTGCTGGTGGGCAAGGTCACGCCCAAGGGCGAGAGCGAGCCCACGCCGGAGGAGAAGCTTTTGCGCGCGATCTTCGGCGAGAAGGCGCGCGAGGTAAAGGACTCCTCGCTCAAGGTGCCGCACGGCGAGGGCGGGGTCGTCATCGACGTCAAGCGCTTCAGCCGCGAGGCCGGGGACGACCTTCCGCCCGGGGTCAACGAGATGGTGCGCGTCTTCGTGGCGACCAAGCGCAAGATCGCCGAGGGCGACAAGCTCGCCGGGCGGCACGGGAACAAGGGTGTGATCTCCAAGATCGTGCCCGAGGAGGACATGCCGTTCATGGAGGACGGCACGCCGGTGGACGTCATACTCTCGCCGCTAGGGGTTCCGAGCCGGATGAACATCGGCCAGATCCTCGAGACCCACCTCGGGTGGGCCGCGAGCAAGGGCCTCGGGGAGAACGGTGGGGAGCCGGTCTTCGTCTCCACGCCGGTCTTCTCCGGCGCGACGGTCGGGGACATCAACGAGGCCATAGACAAGGTGCGCCGCAACGGGGCCTCCGAGGTCGGGATGAGCGGCGGCGGCAAGGTCACGCTCTACGACGGGCGTACCGGCGAGCCGTTCGAGAGCAAGATCACCGTCGGCTACATGTACATCCTCAAGCTGCTGCACCTGGTGGACGACAAGATCCACGCCCGCTCCACGGGCCCGTACTCGCTGGTCACGCAGCAGCCCCTGGGCGGCAAGGCCCAGTTCGGCGGCCAGCGGTTCGGCGAGATGGAGGTGTGGGCGCTCGAGGCCTACGGCGCGGCGCACACCCTGCAGGAGCTCCTGACCATAAAGAGCGACGACAGGATAGGGCGCGTCAAGAGCTACGAGGCGATAGTCAAGGGGGAGAACATCCCCTCCCCCAGCGTGCCGGCCAGCTTCAAGGTCCTGCTCAAGGAGATGCAGTCGCTCGGGCTCTCGGTCAAGCCCATCTACGATGTGGAGGCCGTCTCCGAGGAGGACCAGGAGCGGCGAGACTGGGACGAGGCGGCCAGGGCTCTGGGCATCAACATCAGCCGCGAGGAGCCCACGGGCAACCTGGACGACACACCGGACACCTTCTCCAGAGGGGGTATGTAG
- the rplL gene encoding 50S ribosomal protein L7/L12, whose translation MALSKEELIEAIENMTVLELSELVKALEERFGVSATAVAAAPAAAGAAGAEAAAAEEEKTEFDVILQDAGAKKIQVIKEVRAATGLGLKEAKALVDEAPNPVKEGLPKEEAEALKAKLEEAGATVELK comes from the coding sequence ATGGCGCTGTCGAAGGAAGAACTGATAGAGGCTATCGAGAACATGACCGTTCTCGAGCTCTCGGAGCTGGTGAAGGCGCTCGAGGAGCGCTTCGGGGTCTCGGCCACCGCCGTCGCCGCCGCCCCCGCCGCGGCCGGCGCCGCCGGAGCCGAGGCCGCGGCGGCCGAGGAGGAGAAGACCGAGTTCGACGTCATCCTGCAGGACGCGGGGGCGAAGAAGATACAGGTCATCAAGGAGGTTCGCGCCGCCACCGGTCTGGGGCTCAAGGAGGCCAAGGCGCTGGTGGACGAGGCCCCCAACCCGGTCAAGGAGGGCCTGCCCAAGGAGGAGGCCGAGGCGCTCAAGGCCAAGCTGGAGGAGGCCGGGGCCACCGTCGAGCTGAAGTAG